In a genomic window of Cygnus atratus isolate AKBS03 ecotype Queensland, Australia chromosome 23, CAtr_DNAZoo_HiC_assembly, whole genome shotgun sequence:
- the RAB42 gene encoding LOW QUALITY PROTEIN: ras-related protein Rab-42 (The sequence of the model RefSeq protein was modified relative to this genomic sequence to represent the inferred CDS: inserted 2 bases in 1 codon) — MDLFSPSPAAGTGTAAGPPHGPDAGGHYQFRVIVLGDAAVGKSSLLRCYAEGPGXGAVPCPTVGVDFYSRTVPLPPAGKAKLQLWDTAGQERFRSITRSFYRSAAGVLLVFDLTNRASFERVPEWYREAAGDRATAFVLVGHKSDLAAERAVSAEEAGRLAASLGMAFVETSARSNLNVELAFETLAVGILRALGRGALAPPQGCGAVRLIPSPSRPRPPARGEPQGRCHGRSGSTLPEHAAGAGAVGAGGSQRCRRAPMEPRWHYQFRVIMLGDSTVGKSSLLRRYTEGVFLDAVNQTVGVDFYVQFVELEPGLRVKLQFWDTAGQERFRSVTRSYYRNSAGGMLLFDLTNRASFESVRRWHREVTDTVQPFRVVFLLVGHKSDLAAERRVGRREAERLAASLGAQYVETSAKDASNVAQAFQMLTLAIYRALQSGLLAPCEAWDGVKSSGPLPAPLLAHAAGKEEKRKKCSC, encoded by the exons gGACGGGGACGGCAGCGGGTCCCCCCCACGGCCCCGACGCGGGGGGCCACTACCAGTTCCGTGTCATCGTGCTGGGGGACGCGGCCGTGGGGAAGTCGTCGCTGCTGCGCTGCTAcgcggaggggccggg gggggccgtgccCTGCCCCACCGTCGGCGTGGATTTCTACAGCCGCACCGtcccgctgccgcccgccggCAAGGccaagctgcagctgtgggaCACGGCCggccaggagaggttcag GTCCATCACCAGGTCCTTCTACCGGAGCGCCGCGGGCGTGCTGCTGGTCTTCGACCTCACCAACCGGGCGTCCTTCGAGCGCGTCCCCGAGTGGTACCGCGAGGCCGCCGGCGACCGCGCCACCGCCTTCGTCCTGGTGGGCCACAAGAGCGACCTGGCGGCCGAGCGAGCCGTGTCGGCCGAGGAGGCCGGGCGCCTGGCGGCCTCCCTGGGCATGGCCTTCGTGGAGACCTCGGCCCGCAGCAACCTCAACGTGGAGCTGGCCTTCGAGACGCTGGCGGTGGGCATCCTGCGGGCGCTGGGCCGCGGGGCCCTCgcccccccccagggctgcgGCGCCGTCAGGCtcatccccagccccagccgcccccggcccccggcgcGGGGCGAGCCCCAGGGGCGCTGCCA CGGGAGGAGCGGCAGCACCCTGCCCGAGCACGCAGCGGGCGCGGGGGCGGTGGGTGCCGGCGGGTCGCAGCGGTGCCGCCGAGCGCCCATGGAGCCGCGGTGGCACTACCAGTTCCGGGTGATCATGCTGGGGGACTCCACGGTGGGCAAATCCTCGCTGCTGCGGCGCTACACCGAGGGCGTCTTCCTGGACGCCGTCAACCAGACGGTGGGGGTGGATTTCTACGTTCAGTTCGTGGAGCTGGAGCCGGGGCTCCGCGTCAAGCTGCAGTTCTGGGACACTGCCGGGCAGGAGCGGTTCAG GTCCGTGACTCGCTCCTATTACCGCAACTCGGCGGGGGGGATGCTGCTCTTCGACCTCACCAACCGCGCCTCCTTCGAGAGCGTCCGGCGGTGGCACCGCGAGGTGACGGACACGGTGCAGCCCTTCCGCGTCGTCTTCCTGCTGGTGGGCCACAAGAGCGACCTGGCGGCCGAGCgcagggtgggcaggagggaggccgAGCGGCTGGCGGCCTCGCTGGGCGCCCAGTACGTCGAGACCTCGGCCAAGGACGCCAGCAACGTGGCCCAGGCCTTCCAGATGCTGACGCTGGCCATCTACCGGGCGCTGCAGAGCGGGCTGCTCGCCCCCTGCGAGGCGTGGGACGGGGTGAAGAGCAGCGGCCCGCTGCCCGCGCCGCTCCTGGCTCACGCGgcggggaaggaggagaagaggaagaagtgcTCGTGCTAG
- the TAF12 gene encoding transcription initiation factor TFIID subunit 12 — protein MNQFGPSALINLSNFSSIKPEPASTPPQSSMANSTTVAKMPGTPSGGGRLSPESNQVLTKKKLQDLVREVDPNEQLDEDVEEMLLQIADDFIESVVTAACQLARHRKSNTLEVKDVQLHLERQWNMWIPGFGSEEIRPYKKACTTEAHKQRMALIRKTTKK, from the exons ATGAACCAGTTTGGCCCTTCTGCCCTGATCAACCTCTCCAACTTCTCCTCGATAAAGCCGGAACCAGCCAGCACCCCCCCGCAGAGCTCCATGGCCAACAGCACCACCGTGGCGAAGATGCCGGGGACGCCCAGCGGAGGAGGGCGGCTCAGTCCCGAAAGCAACCAG GTTTTAACCAAGAAGAAGCTGCAGGACCTGGTGCGTGAGGTGGACCCAAACGAGCAGCTGGATGAAGATGTGGAGGAA ATGCTGTTGCAGATCGCCGATGATTTCATAGAGAGCGTGGTGACGGCTGCCTGCCAGCTCGCCCGGCATCGCAAGTCCAACACCCTGGAGGTGAAGGACGTCCAGTTGCACCTCG AGCGTCAGTGGAACATGTGGATCCCAGGCTTTGGTTCTGAAGAAATCAGACCCTACAAAAAAGCCTGCACTACAGAAGCTCACAAACAG AGAATGGCACTGATTCGCAAAACTACCAAGAAATAG